A window of Oncorhynchus nerka isolate Pitt River unplaced genomic scaffold, Oner_Uvic_2.0 unplaced_scaffold_1102, whole genome shotgun sequence contains these coding sequences:
- the plcxd1 gene encoding LOW QUALITY PROTEIN: PI-PLC X domain-containing protein 1 (The sequence of the model RefSeq protein was modified relative to this genomic sequence to represent the inferred CDS: substituted 2 bases at 2 genomic stop codons), with translation MSSEVVSEVQVSLKELPMDSWMDHLPCALWDVPLRNLAIPGSHNAITYCLDRSDRSPVDLTQPDLLQKLDKYMKPLIRPFVYKWAVTQVXFLTTDQGCQTTFLEHNVVHYTHCRGMTLTVEVXYYGVYTTLTVETVLQEIRSWLDVHSREVVLLSFSHFLGLNQDLHTGLISTIRTIFNARLCPTTEVVTLRNLWSLGYQVIVSYEHSMVSLCSDLWPHIPYWWANKCKAEALIEEFEHRKQHGRPGGFFVTGINLTEDLKYICSHPTESLKDLVMSTYPALLSWVRGQSPGSDSHSLNIIAGDFVSESHFVPTVIALNQLLVHCTGPCDVSRGN, from the exons ATGTCCTCAGAGGTGGTGTCTGAAGTGCAGGTGTCTCTGAAGGAACTTCCCATGGACAGCTGGATGGATCACCTGCCCTGTGCTCTATGGGACGTTCCCCTGAGGAACCTAGCTATACCAG GAAGCCACAATGCCATAACCTACTGTCTGGATAGGAGTGACCGCTCCCCTGTCGACCTGACCCAACCTGATTTGCTGCAGAAGCTAGACAAATACATGAAGCCCCTGATACGACCGTTTGTTTATAAATGGGCAGTTACACAGGTATGATTTTTAACAAcagatcaggggtgtcaaactacATTTCTGGAGCACAATGT TGTACACTACACTCACTGTAGAGGTATGACACTCACTGTAGAGGTATGATACTATGGAGTGTACACTACACTCACTGTAGAG ACCGTTCTTCAGGAGATCAGATCCTGGCTAGATGTCCATTCTAGAGAGGTGGTTCTGCTGTCCTTCAGTCACTTCCTGGGTCTGAACCAGGACCTCCACACTGGACTTATATCCACCATCAGAACCATCTTCAACGCCAGGCTCTGTCCAACTACG GAAGTGGTGACGCTGAGGAACCTGTGGTCGTTGGGTTACCAGGTGATTGTCTCCTATGAGCACAGCATGGTCAGCCTCTGTAGCGACCTTTGGCCTCACATCCCCTACTGGTGGGCCAACAAGTGTAAAGCCGAGGCTCTGATCGAGGAGTTCGAACACAGGAAACAACATGGCCGCCCAG GAGGGTTCTTTGTGACGGGCATCAACCTGACAGAGGATCTGAAGTACATCTGTTCTCACCCCACTGAGTCTCTGAAGGACCTGGTGATGTCTACCTACCCTGCCCTGCTCTCCTGGGTCAGGGGCCAGAGCCCCGGCTCCGACTCCCACTCCCTCAACATCATAGCTGGGGACTTTGTCTCAGAGAGCCACTTCGTACCCACCGTCATCGCACTGAATCAACTTTTAGTCCACTGCACTGGTCCTTGTGATGTTAGCAGAGGAAACTGA